In Anas acuta chromosome 6, bAnaAcu1.1, whole genome shotgun sequence, the following are encoded in one genomic region:
- the ATIC gene encoding bifunctional purine biosynthesis protein ATIC codes for MAARQQLALLSVSEKTGLVEFAKSLNALGLGLIASGGTAKSLRDAGLPVRDVSDLTGFPEMLGGRVKTLHPAVHAGILARNIPEDNADMNKQDFSLVRVVVCNLYPFVKTVSSPGVTVPEAVEKIDIGGVALLRAAAKNHARVTVVCDPADYSSVAKEMAASQDRDTSMETRRHLALKAFTHTAQYDAAISDYFRKEYSKGVSQLPLRYGMNPHQSPAQLYTMRPKLPLTVVNGSPGFINLCDALNAWQLVKELKQALGIPAAASFKHVSPAGAAVGIPLSDEEAQVCMVHDLHKTLTPLASAYARSRGADRMSSFGDFIALSDVCDVPTAKIISREVSDGVVAPGYEEEALKILAKKKNGGYCVLQMDPAYEPDDTEIRTLFGLHLMQKRNNAVIDRSLFKNIVTKNKNLPESAVRDLIVASIAVKYTQSNSVCYAKDGQVIGIGAGQQSRIHCTRLAGDKANNWWLRHHPRVLSMKFKAGVKRAEISNAIDQYVTGTIGEDEDLAKWQAMFDEVPAQLTEAEKKQWIAKLSAVSLSSDAFFPFRDNVDRAKRSGVQFIAAPSGSAADEVVIEACNELGITLIHTNLRLFHH; via the exons ATGGCCGCCCGGCAGCAGCTCG ctctgctcagcgTCTCGGAGAAGACCGGCCTGGTGGAGTTTGCCAAGAGCCTGAACGCTCTGGGCCTGGGTTTGATCGCCTCAGGAGGAACCGCCAAATCCCTCAGAGATGCTGGCTTGCCTGTCAG AGATGTTTCAGACCTGACGGGATTCCCTGAGATGTTAGGAGGACGTGTGAAAACCCTTCATCCTGCAGTCCATGCTG GCATCTTGGCTCGCAATATTCCAGAAGATAACGCTGATATGAACAAACAGGATTTCAGCCTTGTAAG AGTTGTCGTGTGTAACCTCTACCCCTTTGTGAAGACTGTGTCTTCTCCAGGTGTAACTGTACCAGAGGCAGTGGAAAAGATTGACATCG GAGGAGTTGCGCTGCTACGGGCGGCTGCGAAGAACCACGCTCGTGTCACCGTTGTGTGTGATCCTGCAGACTACTCCTCGGTGGCTAAAGAGATGGCAGCATCACAGGACAGAGACACTTCCATGGAAACCAGGCGTCACCTGGCGCTGAAG GCTTTCACCCACACTGCTCAGTATGACGCAGCCATCTCCGACTACTTCAGGAAGGAGTACAGCAAGGGGGTGTCCCAGCTGCCCCTGAGGTACGGCATGAATCCTCACCAGAGTCCTGCACAGCTCTACACCATGAGGCCAAAGCTCCCCCTGACAG TGGTGAATGGCTCTCCAGGGTTTATCAACCTGTGTGATGCTCTCAACGCCTGGCAGCTGGTGAAGGAGCTCAAGCAGGCGTTGGGcattcctgctgcagcctccttcaaaCACGTCAGTCCCGCAG GTGCTGCTGTTGGAATACCTCTCAGCGACGAGGAGGCCCAAGTCTGCATGGTGCACGACTTGCACAAGACCTTAACGCCCCTCGCGTCTGCCTACGCGCGAAGCAGAG GTGCTGATCGCATGTCTTCTTTTGGTGACTTCATTGCCTTGTCTGATGTCTGCGATGTGCCTACTGCTAAGATTATTTCCAGAGAG GTATCTGATGGTGTGGTAGCTCCTGGATACGAGGAAGAAGCCCTCAAAATCCTTGCCAAAAAGAAGAATGGTGGTTACTGCGTCCTCCAG ATGGACCCAGCGTATGAGCCCGATGACACCGAGATTCGGACCCTCTTTGGACTGCATCTCATGCAGAAGAGGAACAACGCAGTCATTGACCGGTCATTGTTCAAGAACATTGTTACGAAGAATAAAAAC CTGCCCGAGTCTGCCGTCCGAGACCTGATTGTTGCCAGCATCGCTGTCAAATACACCCAGTCCAACTCGGTGTGCTACGCCAAGGATGGGCAG GTCATAGGCATCGGGGCCGGCCAGCAGTCCCGCATCCACTGCACGCGCCTGGCTGGCGACAAGGCCAACAACTGGTGGCTGCGGCACCACCCGCGTGTGCTCTCCATGAAGTTCAAGGCGGGCGTGAAGAGAGCGGAGATCTCCAACGCCATCGACCAGTACGTCACCGGGACCATCGGTGAG GATGAAGACCTGGCGAAGTGGCAGGCCATGTTTGACGAGGTGCCCGCACAGTTAACCGAAGCGGAGAAGAAGCAGTGGATCGCCAAGCTGAGCGCTGTCTCCCTCAGCTCCGACGCGTTCTTCCCTTTTAGGGATAACGTGGACAGAGCTAAACGG AGCGGGGTACAGTTCATCGCCGCCCCATCCGGCTCCGCTGCCGACGAGGTTGTGATCGAGGCGTGCAATGAGCTGGGAATAACCCTGATTCACACCAATCTTCGGCTCTTCCATCACTAA